The Cetobacterium sp. 8H DNA window TAACTTTTGTTAATGCTACAAGAGGAGAAGAGTTAGAGAAAGCGGTTGCAAACTTAAAAGATGGAGAAATCTTAATGTTCCAAAACACTAGATTTGAAGATTTAGATGGAAAGAAAGAGTCTAAAAATGATCCTGAACTAGGAAAATACTGGGCTTCTTTAGGAGATCTTTTTGTTAATGATGCATTCGGAACTGCTCACAGAGCACATGCTTCAAACGTTGGAATCGCTGCTAATATCGGAGAAGGAAATACTGCTGCAGGATTCTTAATGGAAAAAGAGATTAAGTTTATCGGTGGAGCAGTTGATGCCCCTGAGAGACCTCTTATTGCTATTTTAGGAGGAGCTAAAGTTTCTGATAAAATAGGTGTTATTGAAAACCTACTTGTTAAAGCTGATAAAATTCTTATCGGTGGAGCTATGATGTTCACATTCTTTAAAGCTTTAGGTAAGAATACTGGAAAATCTCTTGTTGAAGAGGATAAAGTTGAATTAGCAAAATCTCTTCTTGAGAAAGCTAACGGAAAAATCATTTTACCTATCGATACAGTTATCTGTAAAGAGTTCTCTAATGACGCACCTCACTCAGTTGTATCTGTAGATGAGATTCCTGCTGATGAGATGGGATTAGACGTAGGACCTGCAACTGTTAAACTTTTTGCTGATCAATTAGTTGGAGCTAAAACTGTTGTATGGAACGGACCAATGGGTGTATTTGAAATGTCTAACTATGCTAAAGGAACTATCGGAGTTTGTGAAGCTATAGCTAACTTAGAGAATGCTACAACTATAATTGGTGGAGGAGATTCTGCTGCTGCTGCTATCTCTTTAGGATTTGCTGACAAGTTCTCTCACATCTCTACAGGTGGAGGAGCTTCTCTTGAGTATTTAGAAGGTAAAAAATTACCAGGTGTAGAATCAATATCTAATAAATAATATCTGTTATTAAGACTACCACATTAATAACTAGATTTTAATTTATAGTCAAAGGAGTTATCAACTTAAATTGATAACTCCTTTTTATATTTCTATTTTTTTAAAATAAAAAGGAACTCCGGGGGGGTGGAGTTCCTTTAGAATTTATTATTTCTCAAATATATATTTAGGGGGAATATATTAGAGAAAAGGATTTGTATGTATAGAATATCATTTTCTGTATACAATGTATATATACTTTTTTTGTTGTTTTTAACTTTATAAAAAACATATTAAAGACTTTTAACCTTAATTAGTCTTTTATCTAAAACATAATTCACAAAGCATTTCTGAACCTCTCTAATACTAAAAGTATTAACCCTTTTCAAATTTCCACCACTAAATGTTTCTGTATCTGAGATAACCATATTATATGATTCAAGTTCTTTTTTGTCTTTAAATCTAAAATACAAAAAAGACTCCATTTCAAACTCTATCTCTGGATAAAATCCCTTTATGCAAGCAATAACTCTATCTGAATACTCGTCGTTAGCATTTCTAGAAACTCCTAACACTTTGAATCCTTTTTTAAATTCTTGAGTTAGAAAAAAATTAGTTACACATCCAGATATTCTCATAATATCTGAATAGATCATATCTATCTCTAAATCTTTTAAAACTTTTTCAACAAGATTCACACATGTTAAACACTTTTCAGAGTCAGGTCTTTTTCTAACCCATAAAACTCCATATCTTTTATTTAATATTGCTATTGAAAAACAGTGTTTTAATTTATCCATAAATATCTTTTTACTTTCACAATCTAAACCGAGTTCTAATGATATTTTTTCACAAAACTTTTCATACGATTCTCTTATTTGTTTATCCATTATCAGAAATTTTTTTATTTTCACAAAAACCGTTGCTAGAAACTCTTGAAATTCTGATGATAATTCAGTGGCTTCTTCTTTTACTACCTCTAAAGTTTGTTTTAAATCGTCTTCATCCATCCATGATTCTACATCATATCTTATTTTCTTTTCTTTAAATTTTTCAATTATAGCCATCCCATATACTGCATAAAAAGAAAATATTGATTTTCTTGTTCCTAACCTATCAGTTAATTTTCTGTAAATATTTACATAGGTAATCTCATCTAATATATTTATTTCATCCAATAACTCTTTTCTTTGTCTTGATAAAAATTCTCTATCCACAAAAAGTTTCATTATTTTTTCACATAAGATTCCTCTTAACTCTTTACTATCCTGCTCTTTTAAAAATATTCCCTTTGAATTTTTAGATTCTAAAAACAACCCTTTCATTTCTAAAAATTCTCTAACTTTTTTAAAATCTTTTATTGCCGTAGTTCTAGACACGCCCATTTGCTGTCTCTCTTTTTCTAAATTTATGTATCCATTTAACAAGAGTCTCACACAATAAATATCTTGCCTCTCTTTTGAAGATAAAATATCTAATTTCGAAAAGAATTCAGATACATTTCCATTTAAATTTTTGACACTATATATGTTATTACTTCTTTCTATCTGTCCGATATTTTTTTCTTTCAAATATCCATTCAGTATATGTATATTTCTATCTATTGAATTAACATCTAAATCTATATATTTAGCTATCTCATCTATA harbors:
- the pgk gene encoding phosphoglycerate kinase, giving the protein MAKKIVTDLNVTGKKVLMRVDFNVPMKDGKITDENRIVAALPTIKYVLENGGKVIAFSHLGKVKEAADLEKRNIAPVAARLSELLGQPVTFVNATRGEELEKAVANLKDGEILMFQNTRFEDLDGKKESKNDPELGKYWASLGDLFVNDAFGTAHRAHASNVGIAANIGEGNTAAGFLMEKEIKFIGGAVDAPERPLIAILGGAKVSDKIGVIENLLVKADKILIGGAMMFTFFKALGKNTGKSLVEEDKVELAKSLLEKANGKIILPIDTVICKEFSNDAPHSVVSVDEIPADEMGLDVGPATVKLFADQLVGAKTVVWNGPMGVFEMSNYAKGTIGVCEAIANLENATTIIGGGDSAAAAISLGFADKFSHISTGGGASLEYLEGKKLPGVESISNK